Proteins found in one Triticum urartu cultivar G1812 chromosome 4, Tu2.1, whole genome shotgun sequence genomic segment:
- the LOC125554606 gene encoding uncharacterized protein LOC125554606, producing MAGCSPPPRAALLPAVGRATGVPDAGRDAPHREGPRRCSRPLPGGSPEGRSRRGRAAGIELATSVRLRRCQRQESWCLGHAGGSSKPLEYTGKQGFYCKFASDKTVASHRHSSPIRSRRSTSSLVATHTPIARAVHLAHPLCRPVVAEVVEDGAKAGASEQRVERIDGAMMEHGVEHIDDARTGLVDAEHYGVPARLGLGPERAHDLERGRAVEARRGLVEHQHGGVAHGLDADGHAPALSAGEVLDPGIGDASERKVVNERVNRGGVLCVRAEAKARVEVERLAHYEQREDDVALGGVATEAANGRSPWRPRASH from the exons ATGGCCGGCtgctctcctcctcctcgcgcCGCTCTCCTCCCGGCCGTCGGCCGCGCCACCGGAGTACCAGATGCAGGGCGGGACGCACCACACAGGGAGGGCCCACGGCGCTGTTCCAGGCCTCTGCCCGGTGGCTCGCCTGAAGGTCGCTCCCGACGGGGTCGCGCCGCGGGGATCGAACTTGCTACCTCGGTCCGCCTCAGGCGCTGCCAGCGACAAGAAAGCTGGTGCCTGGGGCACGCGGGCGG GTCCTCTAAGCCGCTTGAATACACAGGAAAGCAGGGTTTTTATTGCAAATTTGCTAGTGATAAAACAGTTGCTTCCCACCGACACTCCTCCCCGATCCGCTCCCGCCGGAGCACCTCGTCGTTGGTCGCCACGCACACCCCCATCGCACGCGCCGTGCACCTGGCCCACCCGCTCTGTCGCCCTGTCGTCGCCGAGGTCGTAGAAGATGGAGCCAAGGCCGGCGCCAGCGAGCAGCGAGTGGAGCGCATCGACGGAGCCATGATGGAGCACGGCGTCGAACATATTGACGATGCGCGCACCGGGCTGGTGGATGCTGAGCACTACGGTGTGCCCGCGCGACTCGGCCTTGGCCCGGAGCGCGCCCATGATCTGGAGCGCGGGCGCGCTGTCGAGGCCCGACGTGGGCTCGTCGAGCACCAGCACGGCGGGGTCGCGCACGGCCTCGACGCCGATGGACACGCGCCGGCGCTCTCGGCCGGAGAGGTCCTTGACCCTGGCATCGGCGACGCGAGCGAGCGCAAGGTCGTCAACGAGCGCGTCAACCGCGGCGGGGTCCTATGCGTCCGAGCCGAGGCGAAGGCGCGCGTTGAAGTGGAGCGTCTCGCGCACTATGAGCAGCGGGAAGACGACGTCGCGCTGGGTGGCGTAGCCACAGAGGCGGCGAACGGCCGCAGCCCGTGGCGTCCACGGGCGAGCCATTGA
- the LOC125550692 gene encoding uncharacterized protein LOC125550692 produces MSWLARSIANSLLSPDIPEADGEDPRASDSTSPGSPPRGVREDLSELTDALAHRFQGLASFLAAPTPAGSGGAPRGLNPSDIAGRFRLGLARLPGRQAVADLAKNASSLLHPDEYWGGSEAAGATEDVVAFARDAAMRPELWLDFPLLPDDADSDDFDISDAQQDHALAVESMAPELADLRIELCPSHMSEGCFWKIYFVLLHPKLTKEEAELLSTPQILEARGKLSQNSQHRTKLESNEDTVALTFSNGDGTVPIPVEVVSVVKDQDASGRPTALGNVDYGILESIPLEELAKDTVSDAGAVPSDKISSGVPVQLLPVLRDATEFSVSQSRMGETIHTPSKEHPTGFSQSSIEERTPDSITDDVVANEQCVPFVDSAPSEEDQHKWSLSDLSEQSRVVTQKSHNDGTDDDGDEWLEEDTAGPGSTHIPIVGDDEDISFSDLEEDD; encoded by the exons ATGTCTTGGCTCGCGCGCTCCATCGCCAACTCCCTCCTATCCCCCGACATCCCCGAGGCCGACGGCGAAGACCCCCGCGCCTCCGACTCCACCTCCCCGGGCTCACCCCCTCGCGGCGTCCGCGAGGACCTCTCGGAGCTCACTGACGCCCTCGCCCACCGGTTCCAGGGCCTTGCCTCCTTCCTCGCGGCGCCCACTCCCGCAGGAAGCGGCGGCGCACCCCGCGGGCTGAACCCGTCCGATATTGCGGGGCGCTTCCGCCTGGGGCTCGCGCGGCTCCCGGGCCGCCAGGCCGTGGCAGATCTCGCCAAGAACGCGTCCTCTCTACTGCACCCGGACGAATACTGGGGCGGGTCGGAGGCCGCCGGGGCTACCGAGGACGTGGTCGCCTTCGCGCGGGACGCCGCCATGCGGCCCGAGCTCTGGCTGGACTTCCCCCTTCTCCCCGACGACGCGGACTCGGACG ATTTTGACATTAGTGATGCGCAGCAAGATCACGCGCTGGCCGTCGAGAGCATGGCGCCGGAGCTGGCAGATCTGAGGATCGAACTCTGCCCAAGCCACATGAGCGAGGGCTGCTTCTGGAAGATATACTTTGTGCTACTGCACCCTAAGCTCACAAAGGAAGAAGCCGAGCTTCTTTCTACTCCTCAG ATTTTGGAAGCTAGAGGGAAGTTGTCACAAAATTCGCAACATCGGACAAAGCTAGAGAGCAACGAAGACACAGTGGCTCTGACTTTCAGTAATGGAGATGGTACTGTACCTATACCTGTAGAGGTGGTCAGCgtagtaaaagatcaagatgctTCCGGCAGGCCCACAGCTTTGGGCAATGTAGATTATGGTATACTTGAATCGATTCCTCTGGAAGAGCTAGCAAAAGATACAGTCAGTGATGCTGGAGCTGTTCCTTCAGATAAAATCAGCAGTGGCGTGCCTGTACAGCTATTGCCGGTATTAAGAGATGCCACTGAGTTCTCAGTCTCACAATCAAGGATGGGAGAAACCATTCACACTCCCTCTAAAGAACATCCCACTGGGTTCTCACAATCTAGCATTGAAGAAAGAACACCCGACTCAATTACAGATGATGTTGTAGCAAATGAGCAGTGTGTACCATTTGTAGACAGTGCTCCATCGGAAGAAGATCAACATAAATGGTCATTGAGTGACCTCAGCGAGCAATCAAGAGTTGTCACTCAAAAGTCCCATAACGATGGCACTGATGATGATGGGGATGAATGGCTGGAAGAGGACACGGCTGGTCCAGGAAGCACGCACATTCCAATAGTAGGCGACGATGAGGATATATCTTTCAGTGATCTGGAGGAAGATGACTGA